One genomic window of Amphiura filiformis chromosome 3, Afil_fr2py, whole genome shotgun sequence includes the following:
- the LOC140148894 gene encoding sulfotransferase 1A1-like translates to MADLANLRGDLPPEVVHEGVLFPWHVSERAVKALKDYDVKDDDIWVTTYPKAGTHWTVEIVNLVLADGHEEKIDRTKQPLPIELDHVQPGTKIPEHLPSHMRIPQYERSKSFPSPRVLMTHLPEHMMPKQIYEGKGKVILVLRNPKDTAVSVWHFARPSKFNPRHELWDTFFEEFCTDETIWGGYFKYNLQFWKKHRHDKTFLFLKYEDMQRDLRGAVVQIADFVGRPLSVEAIERVVDKSTLDSMKQRFHTVDDNSGKNKIGVPSIIRKGVVGDWKTRFTVAQNETFDKLYREKMEGSDLHMDFEIKRYYSTATIMTS, encoded by the exons ATGGCTGACCTGGCTAACCTGAGGGGTGATTTGCCACCGGAAGTAGTTCATGAAGGTGTCCTGTTTCCATGGCACGTATCAGAAAGAGCGGTAAAAGCCTTGAAAGATTATGACGTCAAAGATGATGACATCTGGGTAACAACGTATCCAAAAGCAG GAACACATTGGACAGTTGAAATCGTTAATCTTGTGCTCGCAGATGGACATGAGGAAAAGATCGATCGCACTAAACAACCTTTGCCTATCGAATTGGACCACGTTCAACCCGGGACTAAAATTCCTGAGCACCTCCCATCTCACATGAGGATACCTCAGTATGAGAGAAGCAAGAGTTTTCCATCGCCTAGAGTGTTGATGACACATCTGCCTGAGCATATGATGCCAAAACAGATATATGAAGGGAAAGGAAAG GTTATATTGGTACTTCGCAACCCAAAGGATACAGCCGTCTCCGTGTGGCACTTTGCTCGGCCTAGCAAATTCAACCCTAGACATGAGTTGTGGGATACATTTTTCGAAGAGTTCTGCACAGATGAAA CGATTTGGGGAGGCTACTTTAAGTACAACTtgcaattttggaaaaaacaCCGCCATGATAAAACATTTCTATTTCTGAAATATGAAGATATGCAACGG GATCTTAGAGGGGCGGTTGTCCAAATAGCTGATTTTGTAGGGCGCCCTCTGTCAGTTGAAGCCATAGAGCGTGTTGTTGACAAGAGTACGTTGGACAGCATGAAACAAAGGTTTCACACGGTTGATGATAATTCTGGAAAGAACAAGATTGGCGTACCATCTATTATCAGGAAAG GTGTAGTCGGAGACTGGAAAACTCGGTTTACAGTAGCTCAGAATGAAACATTTGATAAGCTTTACAGAGAGAAGATGGAAGGATCGGATCTCCACATGGATTTTGAAATAAAGCGATACTATTCTACTGCTACAATTATGACATCCTAG